A single Candidatus Thalassolituus haligoni DNA region contains:
- the metK gene encoding methionine adenosyltransferase has translation MSEYSIFTSESVSEGHPDKMADQISDAVLDAILKDDPYARVAVETMVKTGMAIVAGEVRTSTYVDLEDLIRDVILDIGYNSSDVGFDGASCAVINAIGKQSADIAMGVDEGDNKDLGAGDQGLMFGYATKETPVLMPAAIYYAHRLVEKQAELRKNGTLNWLRPDAKSQVTLRYENGMPVAVEAVVLSTQHDEGIALNVLREAVMDEILKPVLPAEWLHADTLYHINPTGNFVIGGPVGDCGLTGRKIIVDTYGGAARHGGGAFSGKDPSKVDRSAAYAGRYVAKNIVAAGLADKCEIQVSYAIGVAEPTSISINTFGTNTIAEDRIAELVREHFDLRPQGIIDMLDLRRPIYRATAAYGHFGREEPNFTWEKTDKAATLKAAAGL, from the coding sequence ATGAGCGAATATTCCATTTTTACCTCCGAATCGGTCTCTGAAGGCCATCCAGACAAAATGGCTGACCAGATTTCCGATGCGGTACTGGACGCCATTCTGAAAGACGACCCCTACGCCCGTGTTGCTGTCGAAACCATGGTCAAGACCGGCATGGCCATCGTTGCCGGTGAAGTTCGCACCAGCACCTACGTCGATCTTGAAGACCTGATCCGTGATGTCATCCTCGATATTGGCTACAACAGCTCGGATGTGGGCTTTGATGGTGCATCCTGTGCAGTCATCAATGCCATTGGCAAGCAGTCAGCCGACATCGCCATGGGCGTTGACGAAGGCGACAACAAAGACCTCGGTGCTGGCGACCAGGGGCTGATGTTTGGTTACGCCACCAAAGAAACCCCGGTATTGATGCCAGCCGCCATCTACTACGCTCACCGCCTGGTAGAAAAACAGGCCGAACTGCGTAAAAACGGCACCCTGAACTGGTTGCGCCCGGACGCCAAATCCCAGGTCACCCTGCGGTATGAAAACGGCATGCCCGTCGCAGTCGAAGCCGTTGTCCTGTCAACCCAGCACGACGAAGGCATCGCGCTGAATGTCCTGCGTGAAGCGGTGATGGACGAAATTCTCAAGCCGGTGCTGCCCGCCGAATGGCTGCACGCCGATACCCTGTACCACATTAATCCGACCGGCAACTTCGTCATTGGTGGCCCGGTGGGTGACTGTGGCCTGACCGGCCGCAAAATCATCGTCGACACCTACGGCGGTGCCGCCCGTCACGGTGGTGGTGCTTTCTCCGGCAAAGACCCGTCCAAGGTAGACCGCTCCGCCGCCTACGCTGGCCGCTATGTCGCCAAGAACATTGTCGCCGCCGGGCTGGCAGACAAATGTGAGATCCAGGTGTCCTACGCCATTGGCGTAGCCGAACCGACTTCCATCTCCATCAATACTTTCGGCACTAACACTATTGCCGAAGACAGAATTGCCGAACTGGTACGCGAACACTTCGACCTGCGTCCGCAAGGCATCATCGACATGCTCGACCTGCGCCGCCCAATCTACCGCGCCACCGCCGCCTACGGTCACTTCGGTCGTGAAGAACCCAACTTCACTTGGGAAAAAACCGACAAGGCCGCCACACTGAAAGCAGCAGCCGGTCTGTAA
- a CDS encoding ArsR/SmtB family transcription factor gives MTPITTIHTTTAAASARLSAEQLAHACKALGDPLRLAIVQLLGRGSFGVLELCELFDTKQSSMSHHLKILAQAQLVSSQREGNSIFYRRPLLAGHGLWTQWLSATLVTLDALDDPQNNEVEQRLQRVLANRAAACAEFFARNAEAFKQQQDLIASYDQYGAPLERLIATMDIPTRQALEIGPGEGAFLAALASRFDTVLALDISAPMLQKAQHRIHQQQLDNVSCLLGDSSDIRGSHRHQFDLVVANMVLHHVPAPKTIFTDVARLLTDDGCFLVTDLCRHQQAWARESCGDLWLGFEPDDLTAWAVESGLSEGQSQYLGLRNGFQIQFRLFYRA, from the coding sequence ATGACACCCATTACGACGATACACACTACGACAGCAGCGGCCAGCGCCAGATTGTCTGCCGAGCAGCTGGCACACGCCTGCAAGGCTCTGGGAGATCCACTGCGCCTGGCCATTGTGCAGTTACTGGGGCGAGGCTCATTTGGCGTACTGGAACTGTGCGAGCTGTTTGACACCAAGCAATCCAGCATGAGCCATCACCTGAAAATTCTGGCCCAGGCACAATTGGTCAGCAGCCAACGGGAAGGCAACAGTATTTTTTATCGCCGCCCTCTACTGGCCGGTCACGGCCTCTGGACACAATGGCTGAGCGCCACACTGGTTACGCTGGACGCACTGGATGACCCGCAGAACAACGAGGTCGAGCAACGCCTGCAGCGAGTACTGGCCAACCGCGCTGCCGCCTGTGCCGAATTTTTTGCCCGCAACGCCGAAGCGTTCAAGCAACAGCAAGACCTGATTGCGTCCTACGACCAATATGGCGCACCGTTGGAACGACTGATTGCAACCATGGATATTCCAACCCGGCAGGCATTGGAAATTGGTCCAGGCGAAGGCGCGTTTTTAGCCGCATTGGCCAGCCGGTTTGACACCGTACTGGCGCTGGATATTTCAGCCCCGATGCTGCAAAAGGCGCAGCATCGTATTCACCAGCAACAGCTCGACAACGTGTCGTGCCTGCTGGGCGATAGCAGTGACATTCGCGGGAGCCACCGCCACCAGTTCGATTTGGTGGTCGCCAATATGGTGCTGCATCACGTACCGGCTCCCAAAACGATCTTTACCGACGTCGCCCGCTTGCTGACCGACGATGGCTGTTTTCTGGTGACCGACCTGTGTCGGCACCAACAAGCCTGGGCACGAGAATCCTGCGGGGATCTCTGGCTCGGTTTTGAACCGGATGACCTGACCGCCTGGGCGGTCGAATCCGGCTTGAGCGAAGGCCAGAGCCAGTACCTAGGCTTGCGGAATGGATTCCAGATCCAGTTCCGATTGTTTTATCGCGCCTGA
- a CDS encoding putative bifunctional diguanylate cyclase/phosphodiesterase: MSKSDLNVEAPTLSDPAAVLERRIQRERAARKEAERLLTEKSVELYEALQLGARDRHKLELALWAGNESIWDWDAEHQIYELQGFPEDAANATRSWGNTGQVIRRVHPDDQETLRTNWHLLLSDSINTLDIVVRYRPPSCPTRIQSREDAIALAQSPHPDSHKNNQSIDNPESWCWLHCRGRVVEHDKEGFPSRITGTVRDVTNHHHMQESFRLMARAFSSTLDAMLIIDHHGSIIEANQAFYSLFRLTEGSVGQRSLNDFICADEVADRSPAAQGNQTFRSTMHADFMPALPLEVSLSHFQPDDARHHYSIVTLRDMSERKRADCALQHMTQHDSLTNLANRGTLNEVVTSMLQQVTTQQPLRVMFLDLDGFKAVNDEFGHIAADVLLVTQAHRMQRLAPADGLVSRWGGDEFVIAWWPPVNQPDSLPTAIMDAIREPIDLGGSSIRLSASIGIAETCQPGTDAAELIRHADTAMFEAKVQGKNRIQAYTDGLGQQTSHRASLMSELAQAIEQDQLTFYVQPKFNTERRIIGGEMLARWHSATSGNISPAVFIPLIEQGGLNASFAEAVLRHGCQYAAAVTAINPELHIAINLSGWQLLDSHLADKLVIQCQQAGVNPSRVELEITESVFMQPESDPAAIMHRLRSLGFRLAIDDFGTGYSSLSYLRDLPLDTVKIDRSFIIDADANDRALKILKAIIQMSHDLDMHIVAEGVETVEQWQLLKNLNVELYQGFLFGRPMPFEDFLQALHADMANH, encoded by the coding sequence GTGTCCAAATCTGATCTCAACGTCGAGGCACCAACCCTTTCGGATCCGGCCGCTGTGCTGGAACGCCGGATACAACGGGAACGTGCCGCTCGTAAAGAAGCCGAGCGTTTACTGACAGAAAAGTCGGTCGAGTTGTACGAAGCCCTGCAACTGGGTGCCCGTGACCGTCACAAACTGGAACTGGCACTGTGGGCGGGTAATGAATCCATCTGGGACTGGGATGCCGAACATCAGATTTACGAACTGCAGGGCTTTCCAGAAGATGCCGCCAATGCGACCCGCAGCTGGGGTAATACCGGCCAGGTCATACGCCGGGTGCACCCAGATGACCAGGAAACCTTGCGCACCAACTGGCACCTGCTTCTATCTGACAGTATCAATACCCTGGATATTGTCGTGCGCTACCGGCCACCTTCCTGCCCAACCCGCATCCAGAGCCGGGAAGATGCCATCGCTTTGGCCCAATCGCCACATCCGGACAGCCACAAAAACAACCAGAGCATCGATAATCCAGAGTCCTGGTGCTGGCTTCATTGTCGGGGACGCGTCGTAGAACACGATAAGGAAGGCTTCCCTTCCCGTATTACCGGAACCGTTCGAGACGTCACCAACCATCATCACATGCAGGAATCGTTCCGGCTGATGGCGCGGGCCTTTTCCAGCACCCTCGATGCCATGCTGATTATCGATCACCACGGCAGTATTATTGAGGCCAACCAAGCCTTTTACTCACTATTCCGACTCACAGAAGGCAGCGTCGGACAGCGATCATTAAACGACTTTATCTGTGCCGATGAAGTAGCTGACCGCTCCCCTGCAGCACAGGGTAACCAGACATTCCGGTCCACCATGCATGCGGATTTTATGCCGGCGTTACCCCTGGAAGTGTCGCTTTCCCATTTCCAGCCAGATGACGCCCGCCATCATTACAGCATCGTCACGCTGCGCGACATGAGTGAACGCAAGCGGGCTGATTGCGCGCTGCAACATATGACCCAGCACGACAGCCTGACCAACCTCGCCAACCGTGGCACCTTGAACGAAGTCGTCACCTCAATGCTGCAGCAAGTAACCACCCAGCAACCGCTACGGGTTATGTTTCTCGACCTTGACGGCTTCAAAGCCGTTAATGACGAATTTGGCCATATTGCCGCCGACGTTCTATTGGTAACACAGGCGCATCGCATGCAACGACTGGCACCTGCCGATGGACTGGTTTCCCGCTGGGGCGGCGATGAATTTGTCATTGCCTGGTGGCCGCCTGTCAACCAACCGGATTCGTTGCCTACGGCTATTATGGACGCGATACGCGAGCCGATCGACCTTGGCGGCAGCAGCATCCGCCTGTCAGCCAGTATCGGTATTGCCGAAACCTGCCAACCCGGAACCGATGCTGCCGAATTGATCCGCCACGCCGACACTGCCATGTTCGAAGCCAAAGTGCAGGGGAAAAACCGCATCCAGGCCTATACCGATGGCCTTGGCCAACAAACCAGCCATCGGGCCAGTCTGATGTCGGAGTTGGCACAAGCGATCGAACAGGATCAGCTGACATTTTATGTGCAACCCAAATTCAATACTGAACGGCGAATCATTGGTGGCGAAATGCTCGCCCGCTGGCACTCGGCGACGTCGGGCAACATATCACCCGCCGTGTTTATTCCGCTGATAGAACAAGGCGGCCTGAATGCCAGCTTTGCCGAAGCCGTACTGCGCCATGGTTGCCAATACGCCGCTGCCGTCACGGCCATCAATCCAGAGCTGCATATCGCGATTAACCTGTCCGGCTGGCAATTACTCGACAGTCACCTGGCCGACAAACTTGTCATTCAATGCCAGCAGGCCGGTGTCAATCCCTCCCGAGTCGAGCTGGAAATTACCGAATCAGTGTTTATGCAGCCGGAAAGTGATCCTGCTGCGATTATGCATCGCTTGCGCAGCCTCGGATTTCGTCTCGCCATTGACGATTTTGGCACTGGCTACTCCTCGTTGAGCTACTTGAGAGACTTACCGCTGGATACCGTCAAAATCGACCGCAGCTTTATTATTGATGCCGATGCTAACGACAGGGCCCTGAAAATTCTCAAAGCCATTATCCAAATGAGCCACGACCTCGACATGCACATCGTCGCTGAAGGCGTTGAAACCGTCGAACAATGGCAGCTGTTAAAAAACCTCAACGTCGAACTGTATCAAGGATTTCTGTTCGGCCGCCCGATGCCGTTTGAAGACTTTCTGCAAGCACTACATGCTGACATGGCAAACCACTGA
- a CDS encoding heme NO-binding domain-containing protein, translated as MLGMIFTELVEMVEDTFSPELADEILTAANLPNGGAYTAVGYYNAEEILSLVTLLSEKTGTPVPDLVQAFGRYLFNSFTRSHAELLANKHSLFDLLATLDNDIHKEVLKLYSEATLPTFRVMSQSRDCMELEYRSKNHLEPLAIGLIEGAGNYFGHQQLIISQQPDPGSNDATVFRVQI; from the coding sequence ATGCTGGGCATGATTTTTACCGAACTGGTAGAAATGGTCGAAGATACTTTCTCGCCAGAGCTGGCAGATGAAATTCTGACGGCCGCCAATCTTCCGAATGGCGGGGCCTACACTGCGGTTGGCTATTATAATGCCGAAGAAATCCTGTCGCTGGTAACGCTGTTATCCGAAAAAACCGGCACTCCGGTTCCCGATCTGGTACAAGCCTTCGGTCGTTATTTGTTCAACTCATTTACCCGCAGCCATGCTGAACTATTGGCCAACAAGCACTCCTTGTTTGACCTGCTGGCGACACTCGATAACGATATTCATAAAGAAGTACTCAAGCTTTACTCGGAAGCCACGCTGCCGACTTTCCGGGTAATGTCCCAATCAAGAGACTGTATGGAGCTGGAATATCGATCCAAAAATCATCTGGAGCCACTGGCTATTGGGCTGATCGAAGGCGCAGGAAACTATTTTGGCCACCAGCAACTGATCATCAGCCAGCAACCTGATCCTGGCTCCAACGATGCTACCGTATTCCGTGTCCAAATCTGA
- the edd gene encoding phosphogluconate dehydratase, whose amino-acid sequence MHPVVEQVTQRIIKRSQSTRRAYLLQMKAAEEQGVHRGTLSCGNLAHGFAACNPHDKDVLKMVNQVNVAMVSAYNDMLSAHQPFESYPNQIREAIRDVGSVAQFAGGVPAMCDGVTQGQPGMELSLFSRDVIAMATAVSLSHNMFDAALYLGVCDKIVPGLLMGALRFGHLPTVFVPAGPMPSGLPNKEKARIRQEYAQGKIGRDELLQCESDSYHSAGTCTFYGTANSNQMMVEMMGLHLPGSSFVNPGTELREQLTRYAAQQAVRLTAQNGRFTPMYEIVDEKSLVNGIVALLATGGSTNHTMHIIAIAAAAGVIIDWQDFSDLSDVVPLIARVYPNGEADINHFHAAGGVGYIVRELLGAGYLHNDVMTIMGHGLSLYTQEPFLQDGKLVWREGTATSLDDKVLRPASAPFSTNGGLKLLRGNLGRGVIKVSAVAEEHRVVEAPAIVFNDQDDLADAFKRGELEKDFIAVVRYQGPNAIGMPELHKLTPYLGTLQDKGFKVALVTDGRMSGASGKVPAAIHVWPEARLGGPLACVQDGDIIRLNASTGELQLLADNASWLQRPASEPAVVKQHSLGMGRELFGPMRSQVNEAERGATVFSFITDADLVPQQLLGDSSEAGRNSEIEA is encoded by the coding sequence ATGCATCCCGTCGTTGAGCAGGTAACCCAGCGCATTATCAAGCGTAGCCAATCCACTCGTCGTGCCTATCTGTTACAAATGAAAGCGGCCGAAGAGCAGGGCGTACATCGGGGAACCTTGTCCTGTGGCAACCTGGCACATGGTTTTGCCGCTTGTAACCCGCACGACAAGGATGTGCTGAAAATGGTCAACCAGGTCAATGTGGCCATGGTGTCGGCCTACAACGACATGTTGTCTGCTCACCAGCCATTTGAGTCCTATCCGAATCAGATTCGTGAAGCAATTCGCGACGTCGGCTCGGTGGCCCAATTTGCCGGTGGTGTGCCAGCCATGTGCGACGGTGTGACCCAGGGCCAGCCGGGTATGGAATTGTCGCTGTTCAGTCGCGACGTGATTGCCATGGCGACGGCGGTGTCACTGTCGCACAACATGTTTGATGCTGCTCTCTACCTTGGCGTGTGTGACAAAATTGTGCCGGGCTTGCTAATGGGGGCGCTGCGCTTTGGCCATTTGCCCACCGTGTTTGTTCCGGCTGGGCCAATGCCATCCGGCTTGCCAAACAAGGAAAAAGCCCGCATTCGCCAGGAGTACGCTCAAGGTAAAATTGGCCGTGATGAATTGCTGCAATGCGAGTCGGATTCTTACCACAGCGCTGGCACCTGTACGTTTTATGGCACGGCCAACTCCAACCAGATGATGGTCGAGATGATGGGTTTGCACTTGCCGGGGTCTTCTTTCGTGAATCCGGGCACCGAATTGCGTGAACAACTGACTCGCTACGCGGCGCAACAAGCGGTGCGCCTGACCGCCCAAAACGGCCGGTTTACGCCGATGTACGAAATCGTTGACGAAAAATCCCTGGTGAACGGTATCGTGGCTTTGCTGGCCACTGGCGGTTCCACCAACCACACCATGCACATTATTGCCATTGCGGCGGCGGCCGGGGTGATTATTGACTGGCAGGATTTTTCTGATTTGTCTGACGTCGTGCCCCTGATTGCCCGTGTTTATCCCAACGGCGAAGCTGATATCAACCATTTCCACGCAGCAGGTGGTGTGGGTTATATCGTCCGTGAATTGCTGGGTGCCGGTTACCTGCACAACGACGTGATGACGATTATGGGGCACGGTTTGTCCCTTTATACCCAAGAGCCATTCCTGCAAGACGGCAAACTGGTCTGGCGTGAAGGCACGGCAACCTCGCTCGACGATAAGGTTCTGCGTCCTGCCTCTGCTCCGTTCTCAACCAACGGCGGGCTGAAATTATTACGTGGCAACCTCGGTCGTGGGGTGATCAAAGTATCTGCTGTGGCCGAAGAACACCGGGTGGTTGAAGCGCCCGCCATCGTCTTTAACGACCAGGATGACCTCGCCGATGCCTTCAAGCGCGGCGAGCTGGAAAAAGATTTTATTGCGGTAGTGCGCTATCAGGGGCCAAACGCCATTGGTATGCCGGAGCTGCACAAACTCACGCCCTATCTGGGCACCCTGCAAGACAAGGGATTCAAGGTCGCGCTGGTCACTGATGGCCGTATGTCCGGTGCCTCCGGTAAAGTCCCGGCGGCTATTCATGTGTGGCCTGAAGCACGCCTGGGCGGGCCGCTGGCCTGTGTGCAAGACGGCGACATCATTCGGTTGAATGCGAGCACTGGCGAGCTGCAGCTGTTGGCTGACAACGCCAGCTGGTTGCAGCGCCCGGCGTCAGAACCCGCCGTGGTTAAGCAACACAGCCTGGGTATGGGGCGTGAATTGTTTGGCCCAATGCGCAGCCAGGTGAATGAAGCCGAGCGCGGCGCAACGGTATTCAGCTTTATAACCGATGCCGACCTGGTGCCACAGCAACTGCTTGGTGACAGTTCCGAAGCTGGCCGTAATTCCGAGATCGAAGCATGA
- the glk gene encoding glucokinase: protein MTRAVSSSGVTAVQGERVLVGDIGGTNARFALVKPGTVELTNIVTLATADFPGIEAAIHCYAEQVGASGIYRACLALACPVDGDDIDMTNNHWLFRRQQLMNHLGLKQLKLVNDFTAMALGMLHLQPHELLDVHRGDSGLYSAERAARLVIGPGTGLGVSGLMPVRDGWVPLSGEGGHVSFAPTNAEESAILQGLQKRYARVSVERILSGQGLLELYQVMADIEGLAAVCRSPVAITAQAQADEHSLGRRALNRFFAILGAVTGDQALTLGARGGVYVCGGILPRVHDLFLASGFHAAMVNKGRFAQYLADVPVWLCLAENPGLLGAAAALDNDEVRG, encoded by the coding sequence ATGACTCGAGCCGTCAGCAGTAGTGGAGTAACAGCCGTTCAGGGAGAGCGGGTGCTAGTGGGAGACATTGGTGGCACTAACGCCCGTTTTGCCCTGGTGAAGCCCGGTACGGTTGAACTGACCAATATTGTCACGCTGGCTACCGCTGACTTTCCCGGTATCGAAGCGGCGATTCATTGTTACGCCGAACAGGTAGGAGCAAGCGGTATTTACCGGGCTTGTCTGGCGCTGGCTTGTCCGGTTGATGGCGACGATATCGATATGACCAACAATCACTGGTTGTTCCGCCGTCAGCAGCTGATGAACCATCTGGGGCTGAAGCAGCTCAAACTGGTGAACGACTTCACTGCCATGGCATTAGGCATGCTTCACCTGCAACCTCATGAACTGCTTGACGTCCATCGTGGTGATTCCGGTCTTTATTCAGCGGAACGTGCCGCCCGGTTGGTGATTGGCCCCGGCACCGGCCTCGGGGTCTCTGGCCTGATGCCTGTTCGCGATGGCTGGGTGCCGCTGTCTGGGGAAGGGGGTCATGTCAGCTTTGCGCCGACCAATGCGGAAGAAAGCGCTATCCTGCAAGGCCTGCAAAAACGCTACGCTCGGGTATCGGTGGAACGTATTTTGTCTGGTCAGGGCCTGCTGGAACTGTATCAGGTGATGGCCGATATCGAAGGTTTGGCGGCGGTGTGTCGCAGCCCGGTGGCAATCACCGCTCAGGCACAAGCAGACGAGCACTCGTTAGGTCGCCGCGCCCTGAACCGTTTTTTTGCCATACTGGGTGCGGTCACCGGAGATCAGGCACTCACTCTGGGTGCCCGTGGGGGAGTGTACGTGTGTGGTGGTATTTTGCCACGAGTGCACGACCTGTTCCTGGCCAGTGGCTTCCACGCCGCCATGGTCAACAAGGGACGTTTTGCTCAATACTTGGCCGATGTGCCGGTATGGCTTTGTCTCGCCGAAAACCCCGGCCTGCTCGGTGCGGCGGCGGCACTGGATAACGACGAAGTACGTGGTTAA
- a CDS encoding Ig-like domain-containing protein: MNRLYYPVFLASLALAGCGSDSDSSSPQDTEQPEVFNITPADQSNVSSAAITIEGNMTDNEAIRSVSVLYGGQTMAAAFDGDRFSADLTLTEGENRVEITATDTAGNAHTDIRTIVLDTQPPELTFVFPSSGHATQALTTTVRIDAADNQSVASVSVVMDDQTVIAEEVDGQYLARMVMVPGSNSYQVTATDMAGNSTSATHTAYLGKQVMGGNAHSGAIRPDGTYTWGRNNYGQTGLGFVSDPSKDLNIDEHPFAPLRMTVEPSFISLAFGQNTSAALADDGTVWTWGNGGDGQLGQGLTGSDTLNEDDSSIPLQVIGITDAVAVTRGYNQTLVLHQDGTVSAYGNNRYGQLGDGTTADRDIAVKPNVSNIVQIASGASFSLAVDRDGRVWSWGQNNSGQLGLGTEDTDAHPTPMEVSIDEPIEAVVAGKGHVLAIARSGVVYGWGLNYSSQIGLYDSDNEDPEWPREVTSPKKLPWFDDAVAVWANGNQSFAERQDGLVYPWGQNMLGTLGLEQDGDVTFPSSSVFGFDQVVDLGNGALHTIGMRQDGSVFSWGWSFQGSLGGGDGTIDRWTYRVPTLVMSSIQP, translated from the coding sequence ATGAATCGTCTTTATTACCCGGTTTTTCTGGCCTCTCTGGCACTGGCAGGCTGTGGGTCAGATTCCGACTCCAGCTCACCGCAGGACACCGAACAACCTGAAGTGTTTAATATCACACCAGCTGATCAGTCCAATGTGTCTTCTGCTGCAATTACGATTGAAGGCAATATGACGGATAACGAGGCTATCCGCTCGGTCTCCGTGCTTTATGGCGGGCAAACAATGGCTGCCGCTTTTGATGGTGACCGTTTTTCTGCTGACCTGACCCTGACCGAGGGTGAAAACCGGGTGGAAATCACCGCCACGGACACTGCGGGTAATGCCCATACAGACATTCGCACGATCGTTCTCGATACTCAGCCCCCGGAGCTGACATTCGTCTTTCCGTCCAGTGGCCATGCAACCCAGGCACTCACCACCACCGTGCGTATTGATGCTGCCGATAATCAGTCGGTAGCTTCGGTGAGCGTGGTAATGGACGATCAGACCGTGATTGCGGAAGAGGTCGATGGCCAGTATCTGGCCCGTATGGTGATGGTTCCGGGCAGCAATAGTTATCAGGTGACGGCAACCGATATGGCGGGTAACAGCACCTCGGCAACCCATACGGCCTATTTGGGTAAGCAGGTGATGGGCGGTAATGCTCACTCTGGTGCCATTCGCCCGGATGGCACCTACACCTGGGGTCGTAATAATTATGGCCAAACGGGGCTCGGTTTTGTCTCAGATCCGAGTAAAGACCTGAATATTGATGAGCATCCGTTTGCACCGCTCAGAATGACCGTGGAACCGAGCTTTATTTCTCTGGCATTTGGTCAGAATACCTCCGCTGCATTGGCAGACGACGGCACGGTATGGACTTGGGGCAATGGTGGTGATGGCCAGTTGGGACAAGGGCTAACCGGCTCCGATACGCTGAATGAAGATGATTCCTCTATACCACTTCAGGTCATCGGTATCACCGATGCCGTTGCCGTAACGCGAGGGTATAACCAGACGCTGGTTTTGCATCAGGACGGCACTGTATCGGCCTATGGCAATAATCGGTATGGCCAGCTGGGTGATGGCACAACGGCAGATCGGGATATAGCGGTCAAGCCGAATGTCAGTAATATCGTTCAGATTGCGTCGGGGGCTTCTTTTTCCTTGGCCGTTGATCGTGATGGCCGGGTCTGGAGTTGGGGGCAAAATAACTCTGGCCAATTGGGGCTGGGAACTGAAGATACAGATGCTCATCCGACCCCCATGGAAGTCAGTATTGACGAACCCATCGAAGCGGTTGTAGCAGGCAAAGGCCATGTTCTGGCCATTGCCCGCAGCGGTGTGGTGTATGGTTGGGGACTGAATTACAGCAGCCAGATCGGCTTGTACGATAGTGATAATGAAGACCCTGAATGGCCTCGAGAAGTAACCAGTCCCAAAAAACTGCCCTGGTTTGATGATGCGGTAGCTGTCTGGGCCAATGGTAACCAGAGCTTTGCCGAACGTCAGGATGGCCTGGTGTACCCGTGGGGACAAAATATGCTCGGAACATTAGGGCTGGAACAGGATGGTGATGTGACATTCCCATCGTCGTCAGTGTTCGGCTTCGATCAGGTCGTGGATCTCGGTAATGGTGCCTTGCACACCATTGGAATGCGTCAGGATGGCAGTGTGTTCTCCTGGGGATGGAGTTTTCAGGGCTCGCTTGGCGGTGGCGACGGTACCATCGACCGTTGGACGTATAGGGTGCCAACCCTGGTGATGTCCTCTATTCAGCCATGA